From Chryseobacterium shandongense, the proteins below share one genomic window:
- a CDS encoding 30S ribosomal protein S16, with protein sequence MSVKIRLQRHGKKGKPFFHIVVADSRARRDGKFIEKLGTYNPITNPATIDLNVDSAVKWLNNGAQPTDTARAILSYKGALYKKHLQGGVAKGAFDEAEAEKRFNAWVEAKEAKVQGKVEGLSKAQADARKAALEAEAKVNEARIAAATQAEADAKAAEEAANAPAEETTEGEAAAESTEENTEA encoded by the coding sequence ATGTCAGTAAAAATCAGATTACAAAGACACGGTAAAAAAGGAAAACCTTTCTTCCACATCGTGGTTGCAGATTCTAGAGCTAGAAGAGATGGTAAATTCATCGAGAAGTTAGGAACATACAACCCAATTACTAACCCTGCAACAATCGATTTAAATGTTGATTCTGCTGTAAAGTGGTTAAATAACGGTGCTCAGCCAACTGATACGGCAAGAGCTATTCTTTCTTACAAAGGTGCTCTTTACAAAAAACACCTACAAGGTGGTGTTGCTAAAGGAGCTTTTGATGAGGCTGAAGCTGAAAAAAGATTCAATGCTTGGGTAGAAGCTAAAGAGGCTAAAGTACAAGGTAAAGTTGAAGGTTTATCTAAAGCGCAGGCTGATGCAAGAAAAGCTGCTTTGGAAGCTGAAGCTAAAGTAAATGAAGCAAGAATCGCTGCTGCTACACAGGCTGAAGCTGATGCTAAAGCTGCTGAAGAAGCTGCAAATGCACCTGCTGAAGAAACTACAGAAGGAGAAGCTGCTGCTGAATCTACAGAAGAAAACACTGAAGCGTAA
- a CDS encoding nitroreductase family protein, whose amino-acid sequence MKAEVLKEIIEQRRSIFPKDYIDTEISQEIIDEILHSAIFAPNHKRTKPWRFKIFRGEEKAKLASEMQAIYKATQPGHLFLEKKYNDIGFKINKADAIASIVVNFSGMVPEWEEIAAVSMAVQNMYLTCTANEIGCYWSSPKLVEHLKESLTIEENQKCLGLFYMGNLE is encoded by the coding sequence ATGAAAGCAGAAGTTTTAAAAGAAATCATAGAGCAAAGACGAAGTATATTTCCTAAAGACTACATCGATACGGAAATTTCACAGGAAATTATAGACGAAATACTCCATTCAGCTATATTTGCTCCCAATCACAAACGTACAAAACCATGGCGTTTTAAAATATTCAGAGGGGAAGAAAAAGCAAAGCTTGCCTCAGAAATGCAGGCTATTTACAAAGCTACTCAGCCCGGACATCTTTTCTTAGAGAAAAAATACAATGATATAGGCTTTAAAATAAATAAAGCAGATGCAATTGCTTCTATTGTTGTAAATTTTAGCGGGATGGTTCCGGAATGGGAAGAAATTGCCGCTGTATCAATGGCAGTCCAGAACATGTACCTTACCTGCACCGCAAACGAAATCGGCTGTTACTGGAGCTCACCCAAGCTTGTTGAACATTTGAAGGAATCTCTGACCATTGAAGAAAACCAGAAATGTCTCGGATTATTCTACATGGGTAATCTGGAATAA